ATCCTAAAAACATCCACTATGATCGACAGCGACGATAAAGAATTCCCATTCCGGAGCCCGTATAGACCAAACCCCTTTTAGTTATGAATACTATACCCCGCCGGATCCCAACTTCCCGATTCAATTCCCACCGTCGATTTACCTCGTCATTCACTCAtacagagaaagaaagaaagaaaatgttttattttgtgATATAATCTTACAATTAGTTttcatctacccatctacccatctacccctcccccttctAAAACCCCAACCAACAAATCACCCAATAAATCAACCCTACCCCACCCCATTCTCCCCTCCCAAGTCTCCATCTTATTAAAACCCATCCTCTCACTCCTCAATCCTCACTCCTTACTCCCCTTTCTATCTCCTATACCCTTATAcccctatctatctacctattaTCCATCTTACAATCTTCTCAccactcccccccccccttccctcaTAGCCttaaccctaaccctaatCTATGCCCTATTCCCAAATCTATCCAACTCCCCCCTCCAACTCCCCCTCCAACTCCCCTCCAACTCCCCCCTCCAACTCCCCTCCAACTCCCCCCTCCAACTCCCCCTTTAACTCCCCCTTTAACTTCTCATCTAACATCCCCATCCCCTATCCAACTTCCTAtcccccatccatccttaTCCAACTCTCTCTCCAACTCCCTCTCTCCaactcctctctccccttccctcaTAGCCCTATTCCCCATCTAACTTCCCCATCCAACCCCCCCATCCAACTCCTACATCCCCTCCACAGGAACCaaacaaaccaaacaaacccaaacaaacccaaacaaacccaaaaatATAAGCAGTACCCAACACCCAACACCCAGTAGACAACCTAGCCAGCCGAGCCGCCCATCCACCCAACCAATCCATCTCGGTTTTCAGATTTTTAGATTCCAGGCTCTTACCCCCTCCCCTACCTCCTACCTTCTAATTCCCAACCTCATACCCATACAGACAGCACCAAATTACATTTACTGACTAATCCAATCATATCATAGGTACTTCAGACTTACAAACCCATCACAAGAGCTACCCCTCTTCCCAATCCCACAACCCAACTACTAATAGCTAAATGAAAAACACGTATAACCTCATTTCGGTcacatccaaatccaaaatcaaaccatcaaaaatTATATCCTCACATCAACCACCATatcaagaatcaatagacttttcaattccattgtattttccctttctcaaataaaaaatgacGAAAACTCCCAGTGGACTATGTACATTTTGTACAAACTCTTGATCCCACCAACCCCATTGTCATCTAcgtatccatccatcattccatcaatccattcatctgCAATCTATATCAAGCAGCCATGAAATTCTCCAACACCTCCACCCCTCCACCCCTCCAACCACACCATACCAACCATCTACTTTCTGTACCACATCCTAGTAATCTTCGTATgtctcattttcttctgcaattgaaagattcCATACATAAGCGCCTCACTAGTTGGCGGACAACCCGGAACGTAAATATCAACTGGAACAATACGATCACAACCTCTCGTAACACTGTAACTGTAATGATAATACCCTCCACCATTTGCACAACTTCCCATACTAATCACCCATCTTGGATCTGGCATTTGATCATATACTTGACGAAGAGCAGGAGCCATCTTATTGGTCAAAGTACCAGCTACAATCATAACATCGGATTGACGAGGAGAAGCACGGAAAATGATACCAAGACGATCTTGATCGTAACGTGGGGTTGAGAGATGCATCATCTCGACGGCGCAGCAGGCGAGTCCGAAGGTCATAGGCCAGAGAGATCCTTGTCGTGCCCAATTGGCAATTTGATCAAGTGTGGTTCTGTTTGCGTATTGTTAGTTTTGTTCTCAAATTCCATCTTTTGATCGCCACTGGAACGGAAAGATCCCGAAACACAACGAAAATCCCGAAGCGAACACTCCAAATAACTTCTCTCCCGCTCTTCCTCTACCGTTACTCCCAGTCACATTGTTTCCCCTACTGCCAACCCAGCTCCCTCCAAATGTCCATCAAACAACCCCTCagatataaaatcaaacTCACAAAGCATATTGCATAACacccttctttccctcttgACTGGGAAGAAGcacttctctcctctcctttcccgTAACACTCAGTTTGACATTTCCCTTATCTGCCGGATATCTAGTTTCCATTGCATGAACTTGTGCTTGGGCTGGTTTATTTGCGCTGTTGGAGATTGCTGCTAGGGATCGATAAGGGAGGAGGGATGAGGCGGGCTTGGCTATTCATTGTGTTAGCATTGGGTATACAGTATAGTTGATGCGATAAATCAGTATGGAAATGCATGGCCAGTTTTGCCATCAGTGTATTCGCAGCGAAGAGGTAGAGTAAGGGAATAAAGCAAAACAAACCTCTCAATACCATTGCCCCCGCAGATCGTGTAGTCTTGAACATTTTGCTCGTCTTGCTGTCTCGTTCGTCTTATTCTCTGGAATCTTATTAAGTCTCCCTCCTTTCAATTACTTCAATTGAGAATAAcacaaggaaaggaaaaatagAGGGGAGAGGTCGGTGTCGGGAATCCCGTAGCGTTCTGAGGTTACCAGTAAGTCGTCGATGTCACTAAGGTTCAAATTATTGATCTCGGTTGATTAATTCAAAACTGATGATTGGTCGAGATCACGTGGCTGATTTGTGCTATCCTTATGCTTGCCGCCACCAAATCGCTGGCACGAGAGTTTGATAAATGTGGTTTTGCCACATTTCCCTATTCAGATTACAAAAATTGGATGCAATTATACGAAAATCACAAAAATGATCCAgttagaaaaaagaaaccttATTAGTATGGCTTGTAAATCAACGTTAATATCTTAAATTTTTGTCTATCCAAAAGTCCAAACCATTGCAGTTCCACCATCATTTTCCATTAAacccatttcttttccattaaCTCTAgcaaaataatgataaaaatACAAAGTAAGTGAAAGCAAACATAAAGACTGAGCTTCGGACCATATTTCTTCTGGTCGAATATACCTAGGTGGTAGGTATACAACAACATCCTTCCGCGCTTCCTGGACATCATACCTGTGCATTTAGATATTACTACCAAAATACCAACAACCGTACCACTCTGCTTGAAAGGCTCGCCCTACTCTCCGAAAGTGATACAACCACGATCTCTAGGTATTTGCTCGGACTCCAATGCTTGATTCTCTTCCTGACTATCCCACACAACTTGCCGAATACCCTCAcgtaggtatgtatgtatgtagcaTAACAACACAATAAAGTATGTACTAACAAGGTAAAAAATCGATCACACAAAACAAACTGAAAGacttttcaattgaagtcCTGTATACCCTGCGTCATTCCAGAAGCCAATCCACATTTATTGGCCAGATTTCTTAGCATTTTCCGCCATAGCCGCATCAATTTGTGCATCGACTtgttcttcatcaacttcattttcatcacgTTTGAAATTTTCCTTTTCGTTTCTACCACGTGGTGAAAGTCTCTCATCACTTTCCTCTTCACTGCTTTCACTTCCTTGTAAGCTATCACGATTGGTTTGACGACTTCGAGTCATCTAGACAGTAAAGTTAGCACGAGTAGATGTAGAGAATAGATCAACGTACCCATGATCGTACACCACCAATAAGACCTAAACTATATCCTGTTGCAAAATCGCTGCCCGGACCTGGGCTATCATTTCTTGGGATTTCCAAACGGCGTGTAAGATGTTGTAGAGCAGATGGGCTTGTGAGGGATCCAGTACTATTCCCGTCGAAACTGTGCATGCGTGCGGGGCTACCAGGACGACTGGATTGCCAGAATTGTTTCAATTCTTTGCCCAATTCCTGACCAGTAGTACTCCAATTTGTTCGAATAGCTTCTCTCATCTCTGCAACATGACGCTTTAGATCGAGTTCATTCTTCTTGAGCCATGATACGTTAAGTTCCTGTCTTGTTGTGCCCCGCTTGAATTGACGTGCAATATATTTCTCATAGTCTCGAACAATCCTGCGTAAATGTTAGTAGTGATTTGGGAAACAGAGAATCAAATACATACTTTGTGATGATACCGGTCGTGCTAACACCCTCGGTTCTCTGTGTAACCAAGAATTTTCCTTGTTCCTTGATCGGTTTGTAAATATCATCTCCCTCATCAGCTCCATATGGAAGATCATCATGCGCAACGTAATCAATCCTTTTCTCTGCTAGAAATTCTGGAGTAACAATCCATGGGCAGTTCTCAACAACCTCATCGACCCATTTGCAATGTCTTACAGTCTCGGCTCGCTCTTGCCCAGATAGAACTGTAAGTCCTTTTCTCTTGTGTGTTTCCGCGTCTCCTGTAACTCCGACCAACAAATAAACATCTGGGAATGCTTTCTTCGCTTGTTCAAGCTGTCGCATATGTCTGCCATGAATTAGTTACTACTTCCAAGTCCCGTAGTTTGTAGAATACATACCCAAGATGAAATAGATCAAACACACCATCCGCATAAACACGAACTGGTCTATCAGCAGGTGGCGGGTTTGTTTTGTATCCAACTGGATCCGTCAATTTTCCAATTGGTGGTGGAGCCATTGATTGTGCggtctctttctctccctcttgTTCTGGcacatcttcctctcctttggAAATgctttttcttcccttctttccAACTCTGTTCGCAATGTCTGTACTGCCTTCAGTTGTATCCGATGGCTCACCTGGATCTCGCGCGTTGTCAGATCCATTAACTGCTACTTTCTCGTGTGTAGATGATCGAAGACGTTTCGCGGGTGGGTTTTGAGAGTCCATGGAGATAGTTTTTTTGTGGCTTGAGCTACGTGTTTCTCTGGTCTCTGGAGCTGTGGATTCGCCATCTTCACCAGATGCATCTCTCGATGAATTTTGTAATTGATCGAGTGTTGAGGGTTTTTTGGATGAAGCAGGAGCAGTACGCTTTCTCTTTCCCACACTTCCGCCggatgatggagaagacATTTTGCAGTTTTAACTTTCAATCTGGAAATAAACACTCGA
Above is a genomic segment from Botrytis cinerea B05.10 chromosome 4, complete sequence containing:
- the Bcpct1 gene encoding Bcpct1; amino-acid sequence: MSSPSSGGSVGKRKRTAPASSKKPSTLDQLQNSSRDASGEDGESTAPETRETRSSSHKKTISMDSQNPPAKRLRSSTHEKVAVNGSDNARDPGEPSDTTEGSTDIANRVGKKGRKSISKGEEDVPEQEGEKETAQSMAPPPIGKLTDPVGYKTNPPPADRPVRVYADGVFDLFHLGHMRQLEQAKKAFPDVYLLVGVTGDAETHKRKGLTVLSGQERAETVRHCKWVDEVVENCPWIVTPEFLAEKRIDYVAHDDLPYGADEGDDIYKPIKEQGKFLVTQRTEGVSTTGIITKIVRDYEKYIARQFKRGTTRQELNVSWLKKNELDLKRHVAEMREAIRTNWSTTGQELGKELKQFWQSSRPGSPARMHSFDGNSTGSLTSPSALQHLTRRLEIPRNDSPGPGSDFATGYSLGLIGGVRSWMTRSRQTNRDSLQGSESSEEESDERLSPRGRNEKENFKRDENEVDEEQVDAQIDAAMAENAKKSGQ